GAAGTCATTATTATTGGATGTAAAAACCTCGGGAAGCAAACCGCCATTATATATGGTTCATGGAGGAGGATCTTCAGCATCTATCTATTATAGTTTAGCAAAACACATTGACTCCGAACAGCCTATTTATGGCTTTCAACCCAAAGGTTTGGATGGGATCGAGGAACCAAACAAATCCCTTGAAGAAATGGCTACTTTCTATATTTCGCTTATGGTGGAACAAAATCCGGATGGCCCTTACAATTTATCAGGCTATTGCTTTGGTGGAATTGTGGCTTATGAAATGGCCAAGCAGCTTCAATCGATGGGGAAAAAAGTCGGTAAACTTATTCTATTTGACACTGCTGCGTACTATTACCGGAAAAAACATTCAAAATTTGAGAAAATTAAACTTGTGTTAAACATCATCATAGCTCAATTAAACTTTTTTTTGGATGAACCTGAATCCTATTTAGGAAGGAAAAAAAGGGCTGTTGAACGAAAAATAAATTCGCTGTTTACCAAAATTAAATTGAATCCAAATCCACAAATTGCGAATGAAGCCACAAACAGCCTTACTAAAGTTACAAAAAATAATACCACCATATTAAATAAATACAATTTGACCCCTTACAATGGCCCTGTATATTTATTCCGGGCAAAAACAAGGGAAAAATATGTCGAAGATCCAAAACTCTATGGGTGGACATCATATGTTGAAAAAGTCAATGTTATAAATATTGGTGGACATCATGATATTATTTTCAAAAGACCAGAAATCGTGAAAGATATTGCCAAAAAAATTCAAAAGGTTTTAGATGAAAGAACCTCATAAATGACTTCAAACTTTTCTATAGAATGGAATGAGTTAACCCCAACCTGGAAAAATTTCCAAGTTGAGCCATTTTCCAATGAAATCCATGTGGTCCGTATAAACATTTCTAAAAACCTCCACCAAGTTTCGAATCATAAAAACCTGCTCACCTATCCCGAAAAGCAGAAATTATCCAGAATCATAAGGCAAGAAGATAAAAACATTTTTCTCTGTAGTCAGGTAATGAAAAGAATTGTTTGTGGCCACTACCTAAATTTCCCTCATGATGAAATCAGTTTCGATTTTACGGAAAACAAAAAGCCATTCATCAGCGGCCAACCTGATTTTCATTTCAATATCAGTCATTCAGGGGATTGGATGACCATGATTATTTCCAAATATCCCTGTGGAATTGATGTGGAAAAAATAC
This window of the Aquiflexum balticum DSM 16537 genome carries:
- a CDS encoding 4'-phosphopantetheinyl transferase family protein, translated to MTSNFSIEWNELTPTWKNFQVEPFSNEIHVVRINISKNLHQVSNHKNLLTYPEKQKLSRIIRQEDKNIFLCSQVMKRIVCGHYLNFPHDEISFDFTENKKPFISGQPDFHFNISHSGDWMTMIISKYPCGIDVEKIQPDFDFEGVIQLTFHPEEIGYIFQNPDQTKAFFRIWTIKESFLKATGVGLIDNLSDLNMMKNSTPLANLNPWQIQSFIIDGNYWCSICYQAQNPKIKFYDY